In Helicobacter pylori Shi112, the genomic window TATCATTCGCAAGCCCTAAAAGAGTATTGACGCTTTTGGGGCTTGCATGCGCGTTGAATGTGGTTTGTAAGATTTGAAGCAAGAAATTTTTAATGCTGGTTTTCCCAAAGCTTCCGGTAATGGCGATGACTTTTAAATTCTTTAAAGAGGCGATTTTATCTTTAGCGGTTTGCAAATACTGCTTGGATAAGACTTTTTCAAAGATTAAAGAAGCGTTTAAAACAAATATGAATAAACACAAATAAGCGAGCACGAGTGAAATCCCATTCAAAGGGACTAATTCTGTATTTAAGATTTCATGCAAGATTAAAAATAACAATAAGAAGATAAAAAAGCGCTTCACCCTTGGCGTGAAAACTAAAGGTTTGTCGTTGCGTTTGGCCCAAACAATGAGCATGGGCATTTGAATAACGCCGCAAAAGAAATCAAAAACAAACGGCATTGTGAAAGCATACGATAGGATAAACACCCCCAAAGGCAATAAAAAATAAATCCCATGCCAACGCATCTTGTGGTGCTTGGTTAAGATCCTAAACACGCTGTAATGATACCATTGCAATAAAGTCATTATATAATAGCCAAGCCCGGTTATAAAGAGCCAACGAAACGCTAAATTCAGCCAACTAAGACTTTGCATGATGATTCTCCACTAGTTTTTCAATCTCTTTTGCCTGGTTTAAAAAAAAGAAATGATCCCCTTCTAAAACGAATAACGCGCTTCTTTTCAATAAGGTTTGCATTTTTTGAGCAGAGCTTAAGGGGGTTGCTTTATCATCTTTACCCCAAAATAATAAAACTTCTTTCTCGCATCGTTTGAAATGATCGCTAAAGTCTTCGCTAACTACTTTTTTAAAGGTTTCATACATCGCTTGATTAAGCCCCATAGCGTCCTTACTCCTCAAAAACCCTAAATTCAAGCCTAATTTTTTAACGATTTTAGCTAAAAGGATTTTACAACGCACTTTTAAGGGCTTTGGCTCTAAGATCCCTGCGCTGCTCAATAAAACAATGCGTTCGTTTTCACACAAGATCGCTACTTTCCCTCCAAAGCTATGCCCAAAAACGACATGCGCTTTTTTATCCACGCTTTTTAAGAACGAATTGATGATATTAGCATAATCTTTAGTCTCTAAAACTTTTTCATCGTTAGGGCTTTGATTGAAGCCGGGCAAATCCACATACAAATGGTTGTAATTTAAAAAACAGCCTTGAAACGCTTGTTGCATGATTTCTTTAGAACTCCCCCAACCATGCAAAAACAAGGCGTTTAAAGGGCTATGGTGGTCTATAAAAGTGTAGGAAATGTCAAAAACGCTATCCAAATAAGCGATACTGCGTTTGGCCATTACTTATTCTTTTGGATTTGCAACAAATAAGAGTTTTTGATTGGGATTTTAGGGGTTTTGGGTAATGATTGCGCTAAATTTTCTAGCGTTGTTTTAAAATCATCAAACAAATAATTGGCCAAACTGCCAGGAATGGGGTTGATCTCATTAAGATACACTTCATTTTCTATGACAAAAAAATCGCAACGGATGAGCGCGCCATCAAACAAATCGTTATAGAGTTTTTTAAAATTTTCTTTCAATTGTTCTTCTAGGGCGTTAGAAAGATTCGCTTTAGGGGCTTTATTGCGTGAAAAATCCAAATATTTTTGTTTGAAGTCTAAAAATTCCTGTTTGTTAGGCTCTTCAATATAGGAAAAACAGAAATCCTTTTTGATCTTGCAACCGGCTAAATTGTATTCTTTCACTCCCTGAATGAAAGGCTCTATTAAGACCTCTTTAGAATATTCAAACGCGCCGTCTAAAGCGTAAATCAATTCTTTTTCTTCTTTCACAACGCTCACCCCTAAAGAGCTCCCAGCATTATTGGGCTTGACAATAAAAGGAAAATTAAAGCCAATCAAATTTAGAGCGTTAGCGCGGTTTTTTTCATTCAAAAGAACATGATCTAAAGCCTTTATCCCTAAGTCTTTGGCGTAAAGCTTGGTTAAATATTTGTTATAACTCAACACGCTCGCTTCAATCCTAGGGCCTATAAAAGCGATACGATAAAATTCTAACAAGCTCGCTAATTTCCCGTCTTCGCCATCGCCCCCATGCACAAGATTAATCACTAGAGGCAATTCTATAATCTTAGCGCCTAAAAACGAGTTCTTAAGCAAGCCATTGCGCGTAAGGATTAGGGGGGGTAATTTTTTTTCTTTGATCTGAGCGAAGTATTTTGAATGCATGTTAGATTCTTCAATCAAATAAAAATGATGGTTTTCATCTAAAAAAATAAAATATTTAATCCTATCCTTTAGCGCTTCTTTAAGCGCGATCGCGCTCACAATGCTGATTTCATGCTCAAAACTCGCCCCACCAAATAAAACGCAAAATTCCACGATCAAACTCCCTAAAAACGATTGCAATGAAGTCTATCTATATTTACCTAAAAAAAGGCTTTTGAATTTTCTTAAAATTAAAGTTTAATGTTAAAAAATCCCAAAATATTGATGACTAATAACGCGCTCAATCCGGCTAAAACACCCGCTAAAGCGTCATCAGCCACAACCCCTAAGCCCCCTTTAACTTCTTTGTCTATCTTGCCAATGAGTGAGGGTTTAGTAATATCATAGATCCTAAAAAAGATAAAACTCAAAATTACGCCCGCTAACGATAACCCGCTAATCGCCATCGCCAACCACATGCCCACTAATTCGTCTATCACAATATAAGAGCTGTCATGAATCTTACTCTCTTCTTCTTCTTTATCTATTTGAGCGATAGCGATAAGCCCAATAAAAACTGCCGCTAAAAACAAAGTGTTAGCCGAAAAAATTAAAACAGGTAAGCCTAGCAACAACGCTACTAAACTCCCTATCGTTCCAGGAGCTTTTTTAGAATACCCGCTAAAAAAAAGGGTTAGAAAACACGCGCGAAGACTAAATTTATTCAATCATTGCCTTAAATTCTTTTTAAATCATGGCATTTTAGCATTTTATTTGCATTAAAAAGCGATTTTCTTAAACAATAAGGCTTAATTTTAAGCGCGTTTTAGTATGATACCTTTTAAATTCTCTCAAAAATTAAAGGTTAATTTTAAAATGTTGCTTTTCACTCCAGGCCCTGTAGCCATTAGCGAAGAGATGCGCTCAAGCTTTTCTCAGCCGATGCCCCACCACCGCACCAAAGATTTTGAAAAGATTTTCCAAAGCGTGCGAGAAAATTTGAAAAAAATGACCGGTTTAGAAGAGGTTTTGCTTTTAAGTAGTAGCGGGACGGGGGCTATGGAAGCGAGCGTGGTTTCGTTGTGTCAAAAAGAGTTGCTTTTTGTTAATGCGGGAAAGTTTGGCGAAAGGTTTGGCAAGATCGCTAAAGCCCATTCTATCAAAGCCCATGA contains:
- the estV gene encoding lipase EstV; the protein is MAKRSIAYLDSVFDISYTFIDHHSPLNALFLHGWGSSKEIMQQAFQGCFLNYNHLYVDLPGFNQSPNDEKVLETKDYANIINSFLKSVDKKAHVVFGHSFGGKVAILCENERIVLLSSAGILEPKPLKVRCKILLAKIVKKLGLNLGFLRSKDAMGLNQAMYETFKKVVSEDFSDHFKRCEKEVLLFWGKDDKATPLSSAQKMQTLLKRSALFVLEGDHFFFLNQAKEIEKLVENHHAKS
- a CDS encoding D-alanine--D-alanine ligase encodes the protein MEFCVLFGGASFEHEISIVSAIALKEALKDRIKYFIFLDENHHFYLIEESNMHSKYFAQIKEKKLPPLILTRNGLLKNSFLGAKIIELPLVINLVHGGDGEDGKLASLLEFYRIAFIGPRIEASVLSYNKYLTKLYAKDLGIKALDHVLLNEKNRANALNLIGFNFPFIVKPNNAGSSLGVSVVKEEKELIYALDGAFEYSKEVLIEPFIQGVKEYNLAGCKIKKDFCFSYIEEPNKQEFLDFKQKYLDFSRNKAPKANLSNALEEQLKENFKKLYNDLFDGALIRCDFFVIENEVYLNEINPIPGSLANYLFDDFKTTLENLAQSLPKTPKIPIKNSYLLQIQKNK
- a CDS encoding phosphatidylglycerophosphatase A yields the protein MNKFSLRACFLTLFFSGYSKKAPGTIGSLVALLLGLPVLIFSANTLFLAAVFIGLIAIAQIDKEEEESKIHDSSYIVIDELVGMWLAMAISGLSLAGVILSFIFFRIYDITKPSLIGKIDKEVKGGLGVVADDALAGVLAGLSALLVINILGFFNIKL